A genomic segment from Paenibacillus sp. FSL K6-1096 encodes:
- a CDS encoding nitroreductase family protein translates to MSVQDIILHRKSVRHYDPNYAIERKEILDAIELAAKSPNGNNIQSTRYLIIEDKELRAKIKPIAYHQEQVVTSSYLILILGDYRAFHTENIQAIQEQALEKGYFTQETKTYLTNAAIDYYQNMSNQDYLKELVRDGSLAAMSLVLILNEKGYQTITMSGYDKAALFAELNIPQHYEDIMLLSVGRGIQEGHSTVRHDIEEITFIDRVPL, encoded by the coding sequence GTGAGTGTGCAGGATATTATTTTACACAGGAAATCAGTCAGACATTATGATCCAAACTATGCGATTGAAAGAAAGGAAATACTTGATGCGATTGAACTGGCAGCCAAATCACCAAACGGAAATAACATTCAGAGTACACGCTATTTAATCATTGAAGATAAGGAGTTACGCGCTAAAATTAAACCCATTGCATATCACCAGGAGCAGGTTGTAACCTCCAGTTATTTGATTTTGATCTTGGGGGATTACCGTGCTTTTCATACTGAGAATATCCAAGCTATTCAAGAACAGGCTCTAGAGAAAGGTTATTTCACTCAAGAGACGAAAACGTATTTAACGAATGCAGCTATTGATTATTATCAGAACATGTCTAATCAGGATTATTTAAAGGAGCTGGTCCGCGACGGCAGTCTGGCTGCAATGAGCTTAGTCCTTATTTTGAACGAAAAAGGGTACCAGACCATCACAATGTCAGGTTATGATAAAGCTGCTCTTTTTGCAGAGCTCAACATTCCCCAGCACTATGAAGACATTATGTTACTAAGTGTGGGCAGAGGGATTCAAGAGGGGCATTCTACTGTAAGACATGATATTGAGGAGATAACGTTTATAGATCGGGTACCTTTGTGA
- a CDS encoding winged helix-turn-helix transcriptional regulator: MNKINTGFDVVQNIISGKWKSIILYQLGYEQKRTKDLLQICEGVSHKVLNEQLKQLQQDGLIHRAVYADEVPIRVEYTISDYGRTFLPLLKEMCDAGDHHLERQGITAGNPKICEHSKSL; this comes from the coding sequence ATGAATAAAATAAATACAGGATTTGATGTAGTACAAAATATCATTAGCGGTAAGTGGAAAAGCATCATCCTGTATCAACTGGGATATGAGCAAAAGCGTACCAAAGACTTACTCCAGATTTGTGAAGGCGTCTCACATAAAGTTCTAAACGAACAATTAAAGCAACTGCAACAGGATGGATTAATTCATCGCGCGGTATATGCAGACGAGGTTCCCATTAGAGTAGAATACACCATATCAGACTACGGCCGGACATTCCTTCCATTATTAAAAGAAATGTGTGATGCTGGCGATCACCATCTCGAAAGACAGGGGATCACCGCAGGTAACCCTAAAATCTGCGAGCATTCTAAATCACTGTGA
- a CDS encoding putative quinol monooxygenase, producing the protein MYKHFEAMQIKSADKKGGRVDMNKFAMYGKLTASPGKRDELVSLLLEASRSLKDMAGCELYIINESVDDPDTIWVTELWSDAEAHAGSLKNEEVLAVIQRARPLIAGAEPVRLRPVGGKGLDL; encoded by the coding sequence ATGTATAAACACTTCGAAGCGATGCAAATAAAATCAGCGGATAAGAAGGGAGGAAGAGTGGATATGAACAAATTTGCGATGTACGGAAAATTGACGGCCAGCCCCGGGAAACGGGATGAACTCGTTTCATTACTGCTGGAAGCTTCACGCAGCTTGAAGGATATGGCGGGCTGTGAGCTCTACATTATCAATGAATCCGTAGATGACCCTGATACGATCTGGGTCACTGAGCTGTGGAGCGATGCAGAGGCTCATGCCGGCTCGCTCAAGAACGAAGAAGTGCTGGCCGTCATTCAACGCGCCCGTCCTTTAATCGCAGGCGCAGAACCGGTTCGGCTCCGTCCCGTTGGCGGCAAGGGGTTAGACTTATAA
- a CDS encoding DinB family protein encodes MFTKIEDFVAAWASEAELTATVLDALTDASLGQEVIEGRRMLGQIAWHLVQSLHYMTALGLTFEAPSGGEEAPDSAAFIASEYRRVSKNLLNAVRTQWNDESLRESVMIHEEAWQNGGSLRYTVMHQAHHRGQMTVLMRQAGLRVPDVYGPTYDTWAEKGIAPLI; translated from the coding sequence ATGTTTACAAAAATCGAAGACTTTGTTGCGGCATGGGCTAGCGAGGCGGAATTAACTGCTACTGTACTGGATGCTCTTACGGATGCTTCTCTTGGCCAGGAGGTTATCGAAGGCCGGCGAATGCTTGGACAAATCGCTTGGCATCTGGTTCAATCGCTGCACTACATGACAGCTTTGGGACTCACGTTCGAAGCTCCCTCCGGAGGCGAAGAAGCTCCGGATTCTGCTGCATTTATAGCTTCGGAGTATCGGCGGGTCAGCAAGAATCTACTGAATGCGGTTCGAACGCAGTGGAATGACGAATCTTTGCGCGAGTCGGTCATGATACACGAGGAAGCTTGGCAGAACGGAGGTTCCCTTCGTTATACGGTCATGCACCAAGCGCATCATCGCGGACAGATGACTGTTCTCATGCGCCAGGCCGGACTTCGAGTGCCTGATGTGTATGGTCCGACTTACGATACTTGGGCCGAGAAAGGGATAGCGCCTCTAATCTAA
- a CDS encoding IS4 family transposase, with protein MKKSTSISNILQLVIPEEKLSPFLQELEYVDTARKFTVYDLFLFLAEASFQQWEGYRDGEVRMDSSGLRPVDHSTLSKKAKDVPFELFKQLLNLMIDLCNRSTRRHLGIPKALLLVDSTKITVGKERLPWAPLKGERAGIKLHVSVVADEGRLFKVTETTGNSHDFKSCPELIDKRFIIVADRAYGSHKRFDEYLEQHQCFVIRLRDNTLFQSPVARIRSEPFTGTLEQDFTCQLGKGQRLSKNRFRVVILRDPQGNPVILATNLHWHSAERIAEIYKKRWQIEVFFRWIKQHLNIPTLFGTTPNAVYGQLYTALLVYVLLKFLFDKGNAVVHWSAKLTFADFDRLFTLQRLPVEWITFLTNNLTFP; from the coding sequence ATGAAAAAGTCTACTTCAATCTCGAACATTCTGCAATTAGTGATTCCTGAAGAGAAACTCTCACCGTTTCTTCAAGAACTTGAATATGTCGATACAGCAAGAAAGTTTACCGTCTATGACCTCTTTTTATTCTTGGCGGAGGCTTCGTTCCAGCAGTGGGAGGGATATCGGGATGGTGAAGTACGCATGGATTCCAGCGGCCTTAGACCCGTAGACCATTCAACGCTTTCCAAAAAAGCGAAAGATGTTCCCTTCGAGCTTTTTAAGCAATTGCTGAACCTCATGATTGATCTGTGTAATCGCTCGACCCGAAGACATTTAGGGATTCCCAAAGCCTTACTTCTCGTCGATTCCACCAAAATTACCGTCGGGAAAGAACGGCTTCCTTGGGCTCCGCTGAAAGGCGAACGCGCAGGAATCAAATTACACGTGTCGGTGGTGGCCGATGAAGGCCGGCTCTTTAAGGTGACCGAGACCACAGGGAATTCCCATGATTTTAAAAGCTGTCCCGAGCTGATCGACAAACGGTTTATTATCGTAGCCGATCGGGCGTATGGCAGTCACAAACGATTCGATGAGTATCTGGAGCAGCACCAATGCTTTGTCATTCGGCTTCGGGACAACACGCTCTTTCAGTCCCCGGTTGCCCGGATACGAAGCGAACCCTTCACAGGAACTCTCGAACAAGATTTCACCTGCCAATTAGGAAAAGGACAACGGCTTTCCAAGAACCGTTTTCGCGTAGTAATTCTAAGAGACCCACAAGGCAACCCGGTGATTCTTGCTACGAATCTGCACTGGCACTCCGCTGAGCGGATTGCAGAAATTTACAAGAAGCGGTGGCAGATCGAAGTGTTTTTTCGCTGGATTAAGCAGCATTTAAACATTCCAACCTTATTTGGGACCACACCCAATGCTGTGTACGGACAGTTGTATACCGCTTTACTGGTTTATGTGTTATTGAAATTCCTCTTTGACAAAGGAAATGCAGTGGTTCATTGGAGCGCCAAACTAACGTTTGCCGATTTTGACCGCTTATTTACGCTGCAACGATTACCCGTAGAATGGATTACTTTTTTGACTAATAATCTTACATTCCCATAA
- a CDS encoding DUF2834 domain-containing protein, whose amino-acid sequence MKYFYGVLSLLGLILPYSQFIPWVVRNGLDLPLLLEAITSNRIGAFAWMDVLVTAIVLIGFIVVEGNRKRMKYLWLPVAGTLLVGPSLGLPLFLLLRQLHLEHAC is encoded by the coding sequence TTGAAGTACTTTTACGGAGTATTATCTTTGCTTGGACTCATTTTGCCCTATTCGCAATTCATTCCTTGGGTCGTGCGCAACGGCCTCGATTTGCCTCTCCTCCTTGAAGCCATAACCAGTAATCGTATCGGGGCTTTTGCATGGATGGATGTTTTAGTGACCGCGATCGTGCTTATAGGATTCATTGTGGTAGAAGGTAATCGAAAGAGAATGAAATATTTATGGCTGCCGGTTGCAGGTACCCTACTGGTAGGTCCTTCACTGGGTCTTCCCTTGTTCTTGTTGCTGCGACAATTACACTTGGAGCACGCCTGTTGA
- a CDS encoding MBL fold metallo-hydrolase: MNNEYFTIQQASEGIWGAISVPGSGSLGNAAIIDLGDLTVVVDTTNLPHSGALLRHTAEQLTNKPVKYVVNTHFHGDHVNGNQEFMTSELISTVWTRDLLTDMGEVNINVIQQNIRKLITSLDHMRSQERDPHMLTEIGYDLSVQRALYDTIPSLRRVIPTITFADKLVIRGTKRTIEVLSYGGGHSLSDAVVYVPEERTLITGDLVSAKTIPVIPYGNPYAWIRILKRMQQDLKIDTVVPGHGDISDSDRITDVIHFLEKMIAYVSRAVSSGQSESYWLEQGVLKGYEDWHLPQYFKWNLRWLFNSMLVQNNR, translated from the coding sequence ATGAACAACGAATATTTCACGATTCAACAAGCATCGGAGGGGATCTGGGGAGCTATTTCGGTTCCAGGCAGCGGCTCTCTGGGGAATGCAGCAATTATTGATCTTGGAGATTTAACCGTGGTAGTGGATACAACCAACCTGCCGCATTCTGGTGCTTTGTTACGTCATACTGCTGAACAACTAACGAACAAGCCGGTCAAATACGTAGTGAATACCCATTTCCATGGAGATCATGTCAACGGTAATCAGGAATTTATGACGAGCGAATTGATATCTACTGTGTGGACAAGAGATTTGCTTACTGACATGGGTGAAGTGAATATTAATGTCATACAACAAAATATTCGCAAGTTAATAACTAGCCTAGATCACATGCGTTCACAGGAAAGAGATCCTCATATGCTCACTGAAATCGGTTATGATCTTTCCGTGCAGCGTGCGCTGTATGATACGATCCCTTCCCTGCGCAGGGTGATCCCCACGATAACCTTTGCCGATAAACTCGTGATTCGGGGAACAAAGCGGACCATCGAGGTGCTGTCTTACGGAGGCGGCCATTCTTTAAGTGATGCTGTGGTGTACGTTCCAGAGGAGCGGACTTTGATTACAGGTGATTTAGTATCGGCTAAGACGATTCCGGTCATCCCCTACGGTAATCCGTACGCCTGGATACGCATCCTTAAACGCATGCAGCAAGATCTCAAGATCGATACTGTCGTTCCAGGGCACGGAGATATATCTGATTCAGATCGAATCACAGATGTCATACACTTTTTGGAGAAAATGATCGCTTATGTTTCTAGGGCTGTAAGCAGCGGGCAATCAGAGTCTTACTGGCTGGAACAAGGTGTATTAAAAGGGTATGAGGATTGGCATCTGCCCCAGTATTTCAAATGGAACCTTCGCTGGCTTTTTAACAGTATGCTTGTTCAAAACAACAGATGA
- a CDS encoding MerR family transcriptional regulator, translating to MLTISQVSEQTGLTPYTIRYYEKIGVLHEPMRSSGGARVYQESEVSYIQCLNKLKQLGLSLEEITEFTREGCVMDKIQQGEKPSTYSPTLKKRIEILEQHLMELESKRQEIDYMISLAAEKLTLYQELTKEDIVNTR from the coding sequence ATGCTCACCATCAGTCAAGTGTCAGAACAAACAGGACTAACTCCGTATACCATTCGTTATTATGAAAAAATCGGCGTACTACATGAACCCATGCGTAGCAGTGGAGGGGCACGTGTCTACCAAGAAAGCGAGGTTTCCTACATTCAATGCCTGAATAAACTAAAACAATTAGGCTTATCGCTTGAGGAGATTACGGAATTTACTCGTGAGGGCTGTGTCATGGATAAAATTCAACAAGGGGAGAAGCCTTCTACTTATAGTCCTACTTTAAAAAAGCGGATTGAAATCCTTGAGCAGCATCTGATGGAACTGGAATCCAAGCGCCAAGAGATTGATTACATGATTTCTCTCGCCGCAGAGAAGCTTACCCTATACCAAGAACTTACGAAAGAGGACATAGTAAATACTAGATAA
- a CDS encoding U32 family peptidase, protein MTELLAPAGNMEALKAAISNGCDAVYLGMQKFGARAYSSNFDLESLQEAVTYAHLREVKIYVTMNTIVFENEVEEMKEQIRELNEIGVDGIIVQDLTAFDYIVNNFHDMEAHCSTQMGIDDVDGTLLFKELGAKRVVLSREVKIEKVKEIKRVADIPLEIFVHGALCVSYSGNCLMSGLTGFRCANRGRCVGSCRKAYDLIDKTKDTSLGTSYILSTKDLNTIDYTDDLQEIDSLKIEGRMKVPTYVANVVSKYRKALDHKITAEDKEHLKKTFNRTFTKGYLFHEDRRNITNISRPNNFGYEIGTISKITKDTYEITLTRPINQNDTIRISHNSEDINLTVAKLYDKAGGLINKADDVCYIKIKEKMSIGDVVYKTKDYFYTKELEASLEKEFKRFKLNIRVYAYPDSKLVIAAEGLGFEYSYESEEILGEAINNPTTKDQVIKQFSRLNDTIFELHQVDYEERNAFIPAKLLNAARRDIVLGLYDLKLNSQQKRTKAVPAKEKISFTPVKPYLTASVTNQEQYDACVSCGIKEIYFDNVVRRNQNDYEEKEGQLLIGGYGGIHHYRATNPFVTDYSLNVVNAASCYELYKLGAKRVTLSYELNKSQIEDLMNAYVEENDGYPALEMIVYGKTPLMFTKYCPMRKMNQCRVCKTKSYELKDEHGTFPILSHEDCTATLLNGKTLNLLDELPDIKGIEALRLNFTVESKEQVMNVIHMAAGKLNGTMNHAVFNQDTDTRGHYNKEIV, encoded by the coding sequence ATGACTGAATTATTAGCGCCGGCAGGGAATATGGAAGCTTTGAAGGCGGCAATCTCTAACGGTTGTGATGCCGTATACTTAGGGATGCAAAAGTTTGGTGCACGCGCATACTCCTCTAATTTTGATCTGGAATCGTTGCAAGAGGCTGTGACGTATGCGCACCTGAGGGAAGTTAAAATCTATGTTACGATGAACACCATCGTGTTCGAAAACGAAGTTGAAGAGATGAAGGAGCAGATCCGCGAGTTAAATGAAATCGGTGTGGATGGCATTATCGTCCAGGATCTTACAGCTTTCGATTATATCGTTAACAACTTTCATGATATGGAAGCGCATTGTTCCACTCAAATGGGAATCGACGATGTAGACGGAACTTTATTATTTAAAGAGCTTGGTGCGAAAAGAGTTGTTCTGTCCCGTGAGGTTAAGATTGAAAAGGTTAAAGAGATCAAAAGAGTAGCGGACATTCCTTTAGAAATTTTCGTTCACGGCGCGCTATGTGTGTCTTATTCGGGAAACTGTCTAATGTCTGGACTAACCGGCTTCAGGTGCGCAAATCGCGGAAGATGTGTGGGTTCATGCCGTAAGGCGTACGACCTGATTGATAAGACCAAAGATACTTCTTTAGGCACAAGCTATATTTTATCGACTAAGGACCTGAACACCATCGATTATACCGATGATTTACAAGAAATTGATTCTCTGAAAATAGAAGGCCGAATGAAAGTGCCGACGTATGTGGCTAATGTTGTATCGAAATATCGTAAGGCCTTAGATCATAAAATCACCGCAGAAGATAAAGAGCATCTGAAAAAAACCTTCAATCGAACCTTTACGAAAGGGTATTTGTTTCACGAAGACCGGAGAAATATTACAAACATCTCTAGACCGAATAACTTTGGTTATGAGATTGGAACCATCAGCAAGATCACTAAAGATACCTATGAAATAACACTTACCCGTCCTATAAATCAGAACGATACCATTCGCATCAGTCACAACAGTGAAGATATTAATCTGACCGTTGCCAAACTGTACGATAAAGCTGGCGGCTTAATCAACAAAGCAGATGATGTCTGCTATATCAAAATCAAAGAAAAGATGTCTATAGGCGATGTAGTCTATAAAACGAAGGATTATTTCTATACCAAAGAATTAGAAGCATCTCTGGAAAAAGAATTTAAGCGGTTTAAACTCAATATTAGAGTATATGCATATCCAGATTCAAAGCTTGTCATAGCTGCGGAGGGCTTAGGCTTCGAATATTCCTATGAAAGCGAGGAAATACTGGGCGAAGCCATTAATAATCCAACCACCAAAGACCAGGTCATCAAGCAATTCTCCAGATTAAATGATACGATCTTCGAGCTTCATCAAGTCGATTATGAGGAGCGCAATGCATTTATTCCAGCTAAACTGTTAAACGCCGCAAGAAGGGATATTGTACTGGGCTTATATGACTTGAAGCTTAACAGCCAGCAGAAGAGAACCAAGGCTGTGCCTGCAAAAGAAAAAATCAGCTTTACCCCTGTAAAACCATACCTTACGGCCTCTGTAACGAATCAGGAGCAGTATGATGCTTGCGTGAGCTGTGGAATTAAGGAGATCTATTTTGACAATGTGGTTAGAAGGAATCAGAATGATTATGAGGAAAAGGAAGGGCAGCTGCTGATCGGCGGATATGGCGGAATTCATCACTACAGAGCAACCAATCCGTTTGTTACGGACTATTCTCTGAATGTTGTTAATGCGGCGAGTTGCTATGAATTATATAAATTAGGTGCCAAGCGGGTCACTTTGTCGTATGAATTGAATAAGAGTCAAATTGAAGATTTGATGAATGCCTATGTTGAAGAAAATGACGGCTATCCTGCACTTGAAATGATCGTATATGGCAAGACCCCTCTGATGTTCACCAAATATTGTCCGATGAGAAAAATGAATCAATGCAGAGTCTGCAAAACGAAGAGCTATGAGCTAAAAGATGAACACGGAACGTTCCCGATCCTGTCCCATGAGGATTGTACAGCGACTCTTCTTAACGGGAAGACGCTTAATCTTCTGGATGAGCTGCCGGACATCAAAGGAATCGAGGCGCTCCGGTTAAACTTCACCGTTGAATCTAAAGAGCAGGTTATGAACGTCATTCATATGGCCGCAGGCAAATTAAATGGCACAATGAATCATGCTGTCTTTAATCAGGACACAGATACAAGAGGACATTATAATAAAGAGATTGTGTAG
- a CDS encoding EVE domain-containing protein codes for MNTEDLFERGMPSYWIGVVSASHVQRGVSGGFAQMCHGKSAPLRRMQPGDWLVYYSPRTEIRDGKPLQAFTAIGRVMDDHVYEYAMSATFVPYRRNIEYVPCQEARIKGLLDRLSFTRGKRNWGYPFRTGHFEINQEDFFTIAEAMHAAIE; via the coding sequence ATGAATACGGAGGATTTGTTCGAGAGGGGAATGCCTTCCTATTGGATAGGCGTCGTCTCGGCATCGCATGTACAACGCGGGGTTAGTGGCGGCTTCGCCCAAATGTGTCACGGTAAATCTGCACCTTTACGCAGAATGCAGCCTGGGGATTGGCTTGTGTACTATTCTCCTCGAACGGAGATAAGAGACGGCAAGCCGTTGCAGGCGTTCACCGCCATTGGCCGGGTTATGGACGACCATGTGTACGAATATGCGATGTCCGCGACGTTCGTACCCTACAGGCGGAATATCGAATACGTTCCTTGCCAAGAAGCAAGAATCAAAGGCTTACTTGACCGGCTGTCCTTCACCCGCGGCAAGCGGAATTGGGGCTACCCGTTCCGTACCGGCCACTTTGAGATCAACCAAGAAGATTTCTTTACTATCGCTGAAGCGATGCATGCGGCCATCGAATAA
- a CDS encoding sialate O-acetylesterase, with amino-acid sequence MIKSFLMLGQSNMAGRGFLHEVDPIYNEKIKMLRNGQWQMMTEPMNYDRPVSGVSLAASFADAWSKAHPDEEIGLIPCAEGGSSLKDWHPECILFQHALSEARFALRSSQICGILWHQGESDSYQSLHETYYEKLTLIIETLRSELKLDEVPLIIGGLGDFLGKTGFGQQATEYRQVNEQLQRFANEQPNCYFVTAADLTANPDGIHINAVSQRKFGYRYFEAFSNKYHVLEPLPGEEQSLKVEREYSRTEQIYLHSMDLALGKITYAEFEAQMAKIMQN; translated from the coding sequence ATGATAAAATCATTTTTAATGCTGGGTCAATCGAATATGGCAGGCCGCGGATTCTTGCATGAAGTCGACCCTATCTATAATGAAAAAATAAAAATGCTGCGCAATGGACAGTGGCAGATGATGACAGAGCCGATGAATTATGACCGTCCGGTCTCCGGTGTAAGCCTGGCGGCGTCTTTCGCCGATGCCTGGTCGAAAGCTCATCCTGATGAAGAAATTGGTTTGATTCCCTGTGCAGAAGGTGGCAGCTCGTTGAAGGATTGGCATCCGGAGTGCATCCTGTTTCAGCATGCTTTGTCCGAAGCCCGCTTCGCCTTGCGGTCCAGTCAAATCTGCGGAATTCTGTGGCACCAGGGTGAGAGCGACAGTTATCAATCGCTGCATGAAACGTATTACGAGAAATTAACCCTGATCATTGAGACCCTAAGAAGCGAATTGAAGCTTGATGAGGTGCCGCTCATCATTGGCGGACTTGGTGATTTCCTTGGGAAGACTGGTTTTGGACAGCAAGCGACAGAGTATAGACAGGTCAATGAACAACTACAGCGCTTCGCTAACGAACAGCCAAATTGTTATTTTGTAACGGCGGCGGATTTGACCGCGAATCCTGATGGAATTCATATAAACGCGGTGTCGCAACGCAAATTCGGCTACCGCTATTTCGAGGCGTTCTCGAACAAGTATCATGTCCTGGAGCCCCTCCCGGGGGAGGAGCAGTCACTGAAAGTGGAGCGTGAATATTCGAGAACAGAACAGATCTACCTCCATAGCATGGATTTAGCTTTGGGTAAAATCACTTACGCCGAATTCGAGGCGCAGATGGCGAAGATTATGCAGAATTGA